The following are from one region of the Paenibacillus bovis genome:
- a CDS encoding MFS transporter, with translation MSKRSWWLMISIGLGIMLNPLNSSMVAVAIPNLQHTFQLNYTAVSWIIFAFYIASAVTQPVMGRASDLFGRRKIFLAGLLVSFIVSLCAPLSISFGWLIVFRIVQSIGTSMMVAVGMAIVRIHITEKQSTALSVLSIFLSGAAAIGPFIGGLLMYWWDWRAIFLGNIPFVIASMLLAWKVIPDDKASIPKADRLTLGKWMIRIDAAGIFLFTLGLVALLLGVLSAQSSHSLSVYSFTVGLAGIILLAAFIWHERRAASPFIPLRIFARHPAMTWVNIEFVVVNLIFYAVFFGLPSYLQIVRHISELNTGILMLSLGICSLLVSPVAGRWIDRSGPGPALLFSAMFMTLGSIGLVALGPDSGMIGICMALGAFGISNGLNNVGMQAALFAASPKEIIGVASGLFSTSRYIGTILSSLLISIVAGTQFTFAGFRLLGVILTIAAVLLVCMQWQRYKRHQHISSDTLS, from the coding sequence ATGAGCAAGCGCAGCTGGTGGTTAATGATTTCGATCGGATTGGGTATTATGCTGAATCCATTGAACTCGTCGATGGTTGCTGTAGCTATTCCCAACTTGCAGCATACGTTTCAATTGAATTACACTGCCGTAAGCTGGATTATTTTTGCCTTTTATATTGCCAGTGCGGTTACCCAGCCGGTGATGGGCAGAGCCAGTGATTTGTTTGGCCGCCGGAAAATATTTCTGGCCGGGCTTTTGGTCTCTTTTATCGTCTCACTATGTGCTCCGTTATCGATAAGCTTTGGCTGGCTGATTGTATTCCGCATTGTACAATCTATCGGCACCAGCATGATGGTAGCCGTTGGCATGGCCATTGTGCGTATTCATATCACAGAGAAGCAGTCCACCGCTCTGTCGGTATTATCGATTTTTTTGTCCGGAGCAGCAGCGATAGGACCTTTTATCGGGGGATTATTAATGTACTGGTGGGACTGGCGAGCGATTTTTCTGGGAAATATTCCATTTGTGATCGCCAGCATGCTATTGGCCTGGAAAGTGATTCCGGACGACAAAGCATCGATACCTAAGGCAGACCGGCTGACACTTGGCAAATGGATGATCCGAATAGATGCAGCAGGCATCTTTCTTTTTACCCTGGGTCTGGTTGCTCTGCTGCTGGGAGTATTGTCTGCCCAATCCTCACATAGCTTATCTGTATATTCGTTTACGGTCGGACTGGCAGGTATTATTCTATTGGCAGCATTTATATGGCATGAGCGGCGAGCGGCATCTCCTTTTATTCCTTTGCGTATATTTGCTCGTCATCCTGCAATGACATGGGTTAATATCGAATTTGTGGTTGTTAATCTTATCTTTTATGCTGTATTTTTCGGGCTGCCCTCTTATCTGCAGATTGTACGGCATATCAGCGAATTGAATACAGGAATCCTGATGCTCAGTCTGGGAATATGCTCGCTGCTGGTCTCTCCTGTGGCCGGACGATGGATTGACCGCTCAGGACCAGGCCCTGCTTTACTCTTCTCTGCGATGTTCATGACACTGGGTTCTATAGGACTGGTTGCTCTGGGTCCTGATTCGGGCATGATCGGTATCTGTATGGCGCTAGGTGCTTTTGGCATCAGTAATGGGCTGAATAATGTTGGTATGCAGGCAGCTTTGTTTGCAGCTTCGCCCAAGGAGATCATTGGTGTAGCATCAGGGCTGTTCAGTACCTCCCGATATATAGGCACCATTTTGTCTTCCCTGCTGATCAGCATTGTAGCGGGAACACAATTTACCTTTGCAGGATTTCGACTGTTGGGTGTAA